A part of Numenius arquata chromosome 2, bNumArq3.hap1.1, whole genome shotgun sequence genomic DNA contains:
- the SLC16A8 gene encoding monocarboxylate transporter 3 — MGRADPEEGHLPAPVKPPDGGWGWIVLFGCFVITGFSYAFPKAVSVYFKELMKDFHVGYSDTAWISSIMLAMLYGTGPVCSIMVNQFGCRPVMLIGGLLASSGMILASFTTNIIELYLTAGVLTGLGMALNFQPSLIMLGTYFDKRRPLANGLAAAGSPVFLSSLSPLGQVLLEKFGWRGGFLIMGGLLLNCCTCGAVMRPLDMGMKRKMEKAQDKYEAKEMLPIGGKSEEGISTTDGTKKAKKAKKKPRKGKKLLDFSIFSNRGFIIYTISKFILVLGLFVPPILLVNYAKDTGVPDTEAAFLLSIIGFIDIFARPACGMVAGLKWVRPHVSYLFSFAMLFNGLTDICSARASNYTGLVIFCVFFGISYGMVGALQFEVLMAIVGSQKFSSAIGLVLLIEAFAVLIGPPSAGRLVDALKNYEVIFYLAGSEVVLSAVFLAMATYCCLNRGKKKEPPLEKNPPGGGSDTEEAESDVQEAEEHSSDNHQPTHNTDNAVVAASEEANHVAEEQSGEGGGCPEGDGEVLARDSCNADQTVERDSF; from the exons ATGGGGAGAGCTGACCCAGAGGAAGGGCATCTCCCAGCTCCTGTGAAGCCCCCAGATGGTGGCTGGGGCTGGATTGTGCTCTTTGGCTGCTTTGTGATCACCGGCTTCTCATATGCCTTCCCGAAAGCCGTCAGTGTCTACTTCAAGGAGCTAATGAAAGATTTCCACGTGGGCTACAGTGACACAGCCTGGATCTCCTCCATCATGCTGGCCATGCTCTATGGGACAG gACCAGTATGCAGCATCATGGTGAACCAGTTTGGCTGCCGGCCCGTGATGCTCATCGGCGGGCTGCTAGCTTCCTCTGGGATGATCCTGGCATCTTTTACCACCAATATAATTGAGCTATATCTGACAGCTGGCGTGCTGACGG GTCTGGGTATGGCGTTGAACTTCCAGCCCTCCCTGATTATGCTGGGCACCTACTTTGACAAGCGTCGGCCTCTTGCCAATGGactggctgctgctggaagtcctgtcttcctttcctctctctctccactgGGGCAAGTGCTGCTGGAGAAGTTTGGTTGGCGAGGAGGGTTCCTTATCATGGGGGGCCTTCTGCTTAACTGCTGCACTTGTGGGGCAGTCATGAGACCCCTGGATATGGGCATGAAGCGGAAGATGGAGAAGGCTCAGGACAAATATGAAGCCAAGGAGATGCTGCCCATAGGAGGGAAATCAGAGGAGGGAATCAGCACCACTGATGGAACAAAGAAAGCCAAGAAAGCCAAGAAGAAgcccaggaaaggaaagaagcttTTGGATTTTAGTATCTTTTCCAACCGAGGGTTTATCATTTACACTATTTCAAAGTTCATCCTGGTCTTGGGTCTCTTTGTGCCCCCCATATTGCTGGTCAACTACGCCAAGGACACAGGTGTACCAGACACAGAGGCTGCATTCCTGCTCTCCATCATTGGTTTCATAGACATCTTTGCCCGCCCGGCCTGTGGCATGGTGGCAGGGTTGAAGTGGGTCCGCCCTCACGTGTCATACCTCTTCAGCTTCGCTATGCTTTTCAACGGCTTGACAGATATCTGCAGCGCCAGGGCTAGCAATTATACGGGGCTGGTCATCTTCTGCGTCTTTTTTGGCATCTCTTACGGCATGGTGGGGGCACTGCAGTTTGAGGTGCTGATGGCCATCGTTGGCTCCCAGAAGTTCTCCAGCGCCATTGGGCTGGTCCTACTTATCGAGGCTTTCGCTGTGCTCATTGGTCCACCCTCTGCAG GCCGCTTGGTCGATGCTCTCAAGAACTACGAGGTGATCTTCTACCTGGCGGGCTCAGAGGTGGTGctctctgctgtcttcctggcCATGGCCACCTACTGTTGCCTGAacagagggaagaagaaggagccTCCCCTGGAAAAGAACCCCCCAGGTGGTGGGAGTGACACTGAGGAAGCAGAGTCCGACGTGCAGGAAGCCGAGGAGCACAGTAGCGACAACCACCAGCCAACCCACAACACCGACAATGCCGTGGTGGCGGCCAGCGAGGAGGCCAACCATGTGGCAGAGGAGCAGAGTGGGGAGGGAGGCGGGTGTCCCGAGGGGGACGGGGAGGTCTTGGCACGAGACAGCTGCAATGCTGACCAGACGGTGGAGAGGGACAGTTTTTAG